A window of Microbacterium luteolum contains these coding sequences:
- a CDS encoding LysR family transcriptional regulator translates to MDLQQLRYVVEVAATSSFTRAAERCFVTQSALSHQIAALERELGQRLFVRSSRSVRLTEAGEAFVPHARAALLATEQAKEDAAAAAGQIVGTLRLGVIPTVTAVDVPALLVAYRAAHPAVRVELQVGNSDALMAAIRAGELDVALLGLREDVQPSGVASRLLVTESLVAVVPSAHVLAKSASVSIRDLAGMTFADFPAGTSGRAQSDAAFAAEGAARDVAFEADSAELILGLVAAGLAVTLLAPGVVARATADVVTVEVRRGPVRVEYVAWDAAAPRSVARAFLAVLEESPSAHEEAGPEKTPSPLPGVATTSRPRRPSLSTS, encoded by the coding sequence ATGGACCTGCAGCAGCTGCGTTACGTCGTCGAGGTGGCAGCGACATCGAGTTTCACCCGCGCGGCGGAACGGTGCTTCGTCACGCAGTCGGCGCTCAGCCACCAGATCGCCGCGCTCGAACGCGAGCTCGGCCAGCGGCTGTTCGTGCGTTCGAGTCGCAGCGTCCGCCTGACCGAGGCGGGCGAGGCCTTCGTCCCGCACGCCAGGGCTGCTCTGCTCGCGACGGAGCAGGCCAAGGAGGACGCAGCCGCGGCCGCCGGTCAGATCGTCGGCACGCTTCGACTCGGCGTCATTCCGACGGTGACGGCTGTGGATGTCCCCGCTCTGCTCGTCGCGTATCGGGCAGCGCACCCCGCGGTCCGCGTGGAGCTGCAGGTCGGGAACAGCGACGCGTTGATGGCGGCGATCCGCGCCGGCGAGCTCGATGTCGCCCTGCTCGGGCTCCGCGAAGATGTTCAACCGAGCGGCGTCGCCTCGAGGCTGCTCGTCACCGAGAGCCTGGTGGCCGTCGTCCCGTCCGCACATGTCCTGGCGAAGTCGGCATCCGTCAGTATCCGCGACCTCGCCGGCATGACCTTCGCCGACTTCCCCGCGGGGACGTCCGGGCGCGCACAGAGCGACGCGGCGTTCGCGGCTGAAGGTGCGGCCCGCGATGTCGCCTTCGAAGCCGACTCGGCCGAGCTCATCCTCGGGCTCGTCGCGGCGGGGCTCGCCGTCACGCTGCTCGCCCCCGGCGTGGTGGCCCGCGCCACGGCCGACGTCGTCACGGTCGAAGTGCGCCGTGGTCCGGTGCGGGTGGAGTACGTGGCCTGGGATGCCGCCGCGCCTCGCAGCGTCGCCCGCGCCTTCCTGGCGGTGCTCGAGGAGTCCCCATCCGCACACGAAGAAGCGGGCCCGGAGAAGACTCCGAGCCCGCTTCCTGGTGTTGCGACTACTTCACGTCCTCGTCGACCCAGTCTATCGACTTCGTGA
- a CDS encoding EamA family transporter yields MNRLTIVLLTALAPIAWGTTYLVTTELLPAGHPLFAGLLRSLPAGLLAVAISRQLPHGAWWWKSVVLGALNIGAFFPLLFLAAERLPGGVAAAVAGAQPLIVLALGALVLQERIRPTTAAAAVAGAGGVALVVLGPAAELDLWGILAALGGVSATGIGMILTKRWGRPSGVGPVGYAGWQLTAGGLLLLPVTLLVEGVPATIDGGAALGYLWLGTAGGIVAYTLWFRGIQQLPVIAPGLLALLSPIVATVLGTLVAGEAFTPIQAVGFTITLAALVLGQVFARQARTTVPPVEPTAALAPQR; encoded by the coding sequence ATGAACCGACTGACGATCGTCCTGCTGACGGCCCTCGCCCCGATCGCCTGGGGAACGACGTATCTCGTCACCACCGAACTCCTGCCCGCCGGGCATCCGCTGTTCGCCGGGCTCCTCCGGTCGCTCCCTGCCGGACTCCTCGCCGTGGCGATCAGTCGACAGCTCCCCCATGGCGCGTGGTGGTGGAAGTCCGTGGTGCTCGGAGCCCTGAACATCGGCGCGTTCTTTCCGCTGCTGTTCCTCGCGGCGGAACGGCTCCCCGGTGGCGTCGCCGCCGCAGTCGCCGGTGCGCAGCCACTGATCGTGCTCGCGCTCGGCGCCCTCGTCCTGCAGGAGCGGATCCGTCCGACCACGGCGGCTGCCGCTGTCGCCGGTGCCGGCGGCGTGGCGCTCGTCGTCCTCGGGCCGGCCGCCGAACTGGACCTCTGGGGCATCCTGGCGGCTCTGGGCGGCGTCTCGGCCACAGGAATCGGCATGATCCTCACCAAGCGTTGGGGTCGCCCGAGCGGCGTCGGTCCGGTCGGGTATGCGGGCTGGCAGCTCACCGCCGGAGGACTCCTGCTGCTGCCCGTCACGCTGCTCGTCGAGGGCGTCCCGGCGACCATCGACGGAGGCGCCGCCCTCGGCTACCTGTGGCTGGGGACAGCGGGAGGGATCGTCGCTTACACGCTCTGGTTCCGCGGCATCCAGCAGCTGCCGGTGATCGCCCCCGGCCTGCTCGCGCTGCTCTCCCCCATCGTCGCGACGGTCCTCGGCACCCTGGTCGCCGGAGAGGCCTTCACGCCCATCCAGGCCGTCGGCTTCACCATCACGCTCGCGGCGCTCGTACTGGGGCAGGTCTTCGCGCGTCAGGCGCGCACGACCGTGCCGCCGGTCGAGCCAACGGCCGCCTTGGCGCCGCAGCGCTGA